The Streptomyces phaeolivaceus genome has a window encoding:
- a CDS encoding MarR family winged helix-turn-helix transcriptional regulator: protein MTIPDADGLLAEQLLRLTRRVHRIQKRHLQQSGLEITPAQSRLLRALAHYEAPPRMADLAERLEVVPRAVTTLVDALEESGRVRRAPDPTNRRVIRIEVTDEGLKVLRELHHARRSAAEEILAPLSDDQRGVLGGLLDTLIDGAPVVEQGC, encoded by the coding sequence ATGACCATCCCCGACGCCGACGGGCTGCTCGCCGAGCAGTTGCTGCGCCTCACCCGCCGTGTGCACCGCATCCAGAAGCGCCACCTCCAGCAGAGCGGGCTGGAGATCACCCCGGCGCAGTCACGACTGCTGCGCGCCCTCGCGCACTACGAGGCGCCGCCGCGCATGGCCGATCTGGCGGAGCGGCTGGAGGTCGTACCCCGGGCCGTGACGACCCTGGTCGACGCGCTGGAGGAGAGCGGACGGGTGCGCAGGGCGCCCGACCCCACCAATCGGCGGGTGATCCGGATAGAGGTCACGGACGAGGGCCTCAAGGTTCTGCGCGAGCTGCACCATGCGCGCCGGTCGGCGGCGGAGGAGATCCTGGCACCGCTGTCGGACGATCAGCGGGGGGTGCTCGGCGGGTTGCTCGACACCTTGATCGACGGGGCGCCGGTGGTGGAGCAGGGCTGCTGA